The Haloferax volcanii DS2 DNA segment GCGGACGCGGAGCGGGAGTCCGCGACCGGCCTCGAAGCGACGGTCGCCCCGGCGCTCATCGAGGCGGCCGGCCGGGTCGTCGACTTCCGGCCCGCCGTCCCCGCCGACGCGGTCGTCTCCTGTACGGCCTGTCTCGAACACGACTCCCGAGAGATACTCGGTGACATCGACGCATCGACGCTCGTCGCCGCCGGGAAGGCAGACCGACTGTTCCCCGAACCGCGGATTCGAGAACTCAAAGGCGGCGTCGCGGACGCGACGCTCGCGCTGTTCTCCGGGGCGGGTCACGACCTCGCGACGAGCGAGCCGCGAACACTGAACGGCGTGGTCAGACGCTATTTCGACGGATTCCGCGGCGACGGGCTGTATCCGTAAGCGCGAACCGCGAGCCGCGACGCCACCGAACCGAATCCGAACCCTCCGCGCGGCGACAGGCTCATACAGCGGGCGACCGTCGAACCGCCATGCGCGACGCCCTCCGGTCGAGCCCGCTTTTCAGTGTTCGTCGGCTCTTCATCTGTCTCGCCGCCACGCTCGTCGTCCTGACGACCGACGCGCTGTTTTTTCACATCAAACCCATCCAAACCACCGCGGGGTTCGCGACCGAGCTGGCGATTCACACCCTCGGCTTCTACGGCGGGTTCACTATCGTGGCGCTGTTCAATCTGACCGAAACGAGGTAGAAAAACGGCGACGGGAGTGAGCGGGGTTAGATGATACCCATCTCGTCGAGGCGCGTCGGCAGGTACTCGTCGGTCACGAAGTCGAGACCGCGGGAGGCAAGCGCCTGCTGTTCTGCCTTCTTGCCGATGTCGAGTTGGAGCTCTATCTGCTCGGTCCAGTAGTCGCCCATGAACCGCGGGTCCTCCAGTTCGGACTGGAGCGCGTTGATGTCGGAGTCCGCGAGCGGGTCGGTCGGGAGGTCGTAGTCAACGATGTCCTGCGGCTGGATGCCGACGAACTTCGCGTCGGGTGTGGCGAGGTACTCCGAGAGGTGCGCGGATTTGATAGAGCCGTAGGCGACCGAGCCGAAGATGCGGTAGGACCACGGGTCGCCGTCGGTGAAGACCACGACCGGCAGGTCGAGTTCGTCGTGCAGGCGCTTGGTGATACGCCGGGTGGCGCGCGCCGGCTGGCCGCCGAGGTGGACGACGAGCGCGTTGTAGTCGTCGTCGAAGCCGTTTTCGACGAGTCGGTCGCGCATCCCGCCGGTCTCGACGCACATGACGAAGTCGATGTCGTGTTCGAGGAACTCGATGGTGTCGGGGTTGTTCGGAATCTGGTAGCCGCCCTGTCCCACGTCCAACTGGCAGTGAATCTCGCGGTCGCCGCGGTTCGTCTGCTCGCGGATTTTGAGGGGGCCCATGAGCTTCGCGCCGGACTCCTCCGGGCGCATGTGGAAGTCCTCGCGCTTGACCTCGCTGACGATTTCCAAGTCCTCGATGAGTTTGTTGGACTCGTCTTGGTCCGAAAAGTGCGCCTCCTCGTTGTCCCACGACTCGGAGATGTAGTACAGCTCACGCAGGGTTGACGAGCGGTCCTCGTCGAGTTGGCGCGCGAGGAACTCGATGGTGTAGGCGGCCTTCAGGAGCTTTCGCGCCCCCCGAACGCTGTTCGCAGAGCGCTTCGAGGTCCGGTCGCCGTACACCCAGACGTTGGCGTCCTCGTCGTACTCGATGTTGCTTTTCGTCCGCGTCGGGAGCGTCATGTGCGGAATCTCCCCCGCGTCGAACTGGTCGTAGAACTCCGCCGCGAGGTCGATGAGACGCTCGCGGGCGCGTTCCTCGGATGTCTGCTGGTCGGATGCCATTATACGTTCACCGTGAGTTTCTCCGTCTCGACGCCGTCGACGTTGATGTCGAACGACGCGTCCTGTGCGACCGAGTACGTGAGCGTCGCCGTCTCACCGGACGGCACCTCGGGGTTCCACTTGACGAACCACTCCCCGTCGAGGCCGACGACCGTCGCCTCGCCGTCGAGACCGCCCGGCTCGGCCGAGACGATATCGGTGATGTCCGGCGACTCGTTCGTGTTGGAGTGGTTCGTCACCGTGAGCGTCACCTCGCCGTCGTCGACGGCCCGCTCGACGGTCAGGTTGTTCATGATGCGGCCGAGCGCGCCGTCGATGTTGGGCTCGGGTCGCCCGGTGACCTCCGAGAGCTTCGTCGCCATCTGCGGGAGGATGCGGCCGAGCACGTCCTGTTTCTCGCGGCGCTTCTGGAGCGACCGCCGCTTCGACAGGTAGGATTTGAGGTCGCGGGCCGCCTCGCGGATGGCGAGTTCGACCTCGTCTTGAATCGCCGGCACGTCCGCGAGCGCGTCCTTCGACTCGCTCGTGAAGGGGACGTTCGTGGAGGCGACGTGGACCATCAGAACCGCGGGGCCGTTCGGCATGCCGCTGCCGCCCGGCTGGTCGAGGCCGTAGTTCCGCCAGCCGATGTCCTTGACGACGTGGGTGATGGTACACGCGCCCTGCTGGTAGACCAGCGGGACGCGGTTGGCGAAGCGGAGCAGGTCGATTTTCCCCTCGGACTTGAGTTCGCCGCCGTAGGCGATGCCGGCTTCGACGATAAAGGGGTCGCCGCCGTGGACCTCGGCGTCGCGGGTCGCCGCGGCGTAGAAGTCGGCGTCGAACTCCTTTTTCAGGCCGGCTTCGACGAGTTCCGCCGAGATGGGAGACAGACAGTCCGTCGGCGGCGCGAGGATGTCCGTCTCGCGCATCGCGTCGAGCAGGTCGCGGGCCACGTCGCGGTCGTCGGCGACCTCGCGGACCTTCGGCACCTCGTCGGAGACGGTTCGCATCCGCGACCAGATGGCGTCGGCGATGTTCTCCTGTGCAGTCTCGCCGTAGGTCTCGTCCTCGCGCTCTTTGGTTCGGTCGGCGGCCCACGAGACGAACTCGGCCACGTCGTCGCGGGTGGCGCGGTCGGCCGGGCCGGTCGTCTCGGCGAACTGCGTGGCGATGGAGCGCGCCATCGACAGCTTGCCGGCGTCGTCTTTCTGCGTGGTGGTCACGTCGTCGACGATGGCGTACGCGTCGCCCTCGCGGTCGTCGGTGAGGGCGGGCCACAGCGCCTCGACGACGTTCTCGCGGACCGTCTCACCGAACGAGGTGTCGGTGTCCTCACCGACCGTCTCGGCGGCGTTTTCGACGAC contains these protein-coding regions:
- a CDS encoding DNA topoisomerase IV subunit A — encoded protein: MASDQQTSEERARERLIDLAAEFYDQFDAGEIPHMTLPTRTKSNIEYDEDANVWVYGDRTSKRSANSVRGARKLLKAAYTIEFLARQLDEDRSSTLRELYYISESWDNEEAHFSDQDESNKLIEDLEIVSEVKREDFHMRPEESGAKLMGPLKIREQTNRGDREIHCQLDVGQGGYQIPNNPDTIEFLEHDIDFVMCVETGGMRDRLVENGFDDDYNALVVHLGGQPARATRRITKRLHDELDLPVVVFTDGDPWSYRIFGSVAYGSIKSAHLSEYLATPDAKFVGIQPQDIVDYDLPTDPLADSDINALQSELEDPRFMGDYWTEQIELQLDIGKKAEQQALASRGLDFVTDEYLPTRLDEMGII
- a CDS encoding DNA topoisomerase VI subunit B; the protein is MTSFQSTLGDEPGIAEELAKGQREISIAEFFEKNKHMLGFDSGARGLVTAVKEAVDNALDATEEAGIQPDIYVEIAEAGDYYRLVIEDNGPGITKEQVPKVFGKLLYGSRFHAREQSRGQQGIGISAAVLYSQLTSGKPAKVTSRTQGSEDAEYFELVINTDQNEPEIRTEKTTSWDRPHGTRIELEMEANMRARQQLHDYILHTAVVNPHARIELREPGLDEPMKFERATDQLPKQTKEIRPHPHGVELGTLLKMLSATESYSVSGFLQEEFTRVGAKTSDKIHDAFRDRHFGREMTWRTPDASEADDLVAVVEDAVANKGKEATAAFADELVDIVVGKDRIAHGELVTVVENAAETVGEDTDTSFGETVRENVVEALWPALTDDREGDAYAIVDDVTTTQKDDAGKLSMARSIATQFAETTGPADRATRDDVAEFVSWAADRTKEREDETYGETAQENIADAIWSRMRTVSDEVPKVREVADDRDVARDLLDAMRETDILAPPTDCLSPISAELVEAGLKKEFDADFYAAATRDAEVHGGDPFIVEAGIAYGGELKSEGKIDLLRFANRVPLVYQQGACTITHVVKDIGWRNYGLDQPGGSGMPNGPAVLMVHVASTNVPFTSESKDALADVPAIQDEVELAIREAARDLKSYLSKRRSLQKRREKQDVLGRILPQMATKLSEVTGRPEPNIDGALGRIMNNLTVERAVDDGEVTLTVTNHSNTNESPDITDIVSAEPGGLDGEATVVGLDGEWFVKWNPEVPSGETATLTYSVAQDASFDINVDGVETEKLTVNV